In one window of Aminivibrio pyruvatiphilus DNA:
- a CDS encoding response regulator: MELIRVLIADDHKLFRDGVKKLLELESDIAVVGEAGDGEEALSLIREKEPDILLFDINMPRVDGIQLVRELNNIPHKTRYVAISAYDDEDCLSALSAAGVLGFVLKASGKVELLSAIRSAARGQPYVDPRVAGKLLTSFSRRKEENDQLYELTPREKEILYWLAQGLSNTEVADRMVLSEKTVKNHVSHVLKKLDLRDRTQAAILAWRIGFAQLSPETLSHILESVER; this comes from the coding sequence ATGGAACTGATCAGGGTGCTCATAGCGGACGATCACAAACTTTTTCGTGACGGAGTAAAAAAGCTCCTGGAACTGGAATCGGATATCGCCGTTGTCGGAGAGGCAGGCGACGGCGAAGAAGCCCTCTCGCTCATCAGGGAGAAGGAGCCTGACATCCTTCTTTTCGACATCAACATGCCCCGGGTGGACGGCATCCAGCTTGTCCGGGAACTGAACAACATTCCCCACAAAACCCGGTATGTGGCCATAAGCGCCTACGACGACGAGGATTGCCTTTCCGCCCTCTCCGCGGCGGGAGTTCTCGGATTCGTCCTCAAGGCCTCCGGGAAGGTGGAGCTGCTTTCCGCCATCCGCTCGGCGGCCAGGGGGCAGCCCTATGTGGATCCCCGGGTCGCGGGAAAGCTCCTCACCTCCTTCTCCAGGAGAAAAGAGGAGAACGACCAGCTCTACGAGCTTACCCCCAGGGAGAAGGAGATCCTCTACTGGCTCGCCCAGGGCCTGAGCAACACGGAAGTGGCCGACCGGATGGTGCTCTCCGAAAAAACCGTGAAGAACCACGTGAGCCACGTCCTCAAGAAGCTCGACCTCCGGGATCGGACTCAGGCGGCCATCCTTGCATGGCGCATCGGCTTCGCCCAGCTTTCGCCGGAAACACTCTCCCACATCCTGGAGAGCGTCGAGCGGTAG
- a CDS encoding glutaredoxin domain-containing protein, whose amino-acid sequence MMIKVFSTKTCPWCTKVKEYLDGKGAAYENVDVQANREAAMEMVRKTGQMGVPVTQIGEKYIVGYNPEAIDAELANQGQ is encoded by the coding sequence TTGATGATAAAGGTCTTTTCGACGAAGACGTGCCCGTGGTGTACCAAGGTGAAGGAGTATCTTGACGGAAAGGGAGCCGCCTACGAGAACGTGGATGTTCAGGCGAACCGGGAGGCTGCCATGGAGATGGTCCGGAAGACGGGCCAGATGGGAGTGCCCGTCACGCAGATCGGCGAGAAGTATATCGTCGGGTACAACCCGGAGGCCATTGACGCGGAGCTGGCGAATCAGGGACAGTAG
- a CDS encoding NADH-ubiquinone oxidoreductase-F iron-sulfur binding region domain-containing protein, which produces MPKTVVKVGLASCGVAAGAVPIYETLTGILAGREDVEIKKVGCIGLCYMEPIVEVERDGKSIAYGKVDTAMAREIAESHVERGEIVLRGVILDPESKACENERMDSQVRIVLRNSGLIDPEKIEEYLAHDGYKALEKALSMTPIQVIDEVLASGLRGRGGAGFPTGLKWKFANGAKGDKKYFVCNADEGDPGAFMDRSVLESDPHSIIEGMAIGAYAIGSDEGIIYCRAEYPLAIKHLNVALEQARKKGFLGKNILGSGFSFDIHIKEGAGAFVCGEETAMIASIEGRRGMPRPRPPFPANSGVFGKPTNINNVETIANIPWIMMHGAAKFAEYGIGKSRGTKVFALAGKIKKGGLAEVPMGMPLREVIFSVAGGIAENKKFKAVQLGGPSGGCIPESLLDTPVDYESINATGAIMGSGGMVVMDETTCIVDVAKFFLAFVQKESCGKCPFCRIGTKRMLEILERITEGKGVMEDLDTLLDLAHQVKEGSLCGLGQTAPNPVMTTLKYFREEYEAHIRDKKCPAKVCTSLIHYVIDPAACIGCTKCARNCPVSCIAGEVKKPHVIDDEKCIRCGQCKKVCPVGAISVE; this is translated from the coding sequence ATGCCCAAGACTGTCGTGAAGGTGGGACTGGCGAGCTGCGGAGTGGCGGCGGGAGCCGTTCCCATTTATGAAACCCTCACAGGGATCCTTGCAGGCCGGGAAGACGTGGAAATCAAGAAGGTCGGCTGCATCGGGCTCTGTTATATGGAACCTATCGTGGAAGTGGAGCGGGACGGCAAATCCATCGCCTACGGCAAGGTGGACACCGCCATGGCGCGGGAAATCGCCGAGTCCCACGTGGAGCGGGGAGAAATCGTCCTCCGGGGCGTCATCCTCGACCCGGAGAGCAAGGCCTGCGAGAACGAGCGCATGGACAGCCAGGTCCGCATTGTCCTCCGGAACAGCGGCCTCATCGATCCGGAAAAAATCGAAGAGTATCTCGCCCACGACGGGTACAAGGCCCTTGAAAAAGCACTGTCCATGACGCCCATCCAGGTGATCGACGAAGTCCTCGCCAGCGGGCTCCGCGGCCGCGGGGGAGCAGGCTTCCCCACGGGTCTGAAGTGGAAATTCGCCAACGGGGCGAAGGGGGACAAGAAGTACTTCGTCTGCAACGCCGACGAGGGCGACCCCGGCGCCTTCATGGACCGTTCGGTTCTCGAAAGCGACCCCCACAGCATCATCGAGGGCATGGCCATCGGGGCCTACGCCATCGGGTCCGACGAGGGCATCATCTACTGCCGGGCGGAATACCCCCTGGCCATAAAACACCTGAACGTGGCCCTGGAGCAGGCCCGGAAGAAGGGCTTCCTCGGGAAGAACATCCTTGGGTCCGGATTCTCCTTCGACATTCATATAAAGGAAGGCGCGGGCGCCTTCGTCTGCGGCGAGGAAACCGCCATGATCGCCTCCATCGAGGGACGTCGGGGCATGCCCCGGCCGCGGCCTCCCTTCCCGGCCAACAGCGGCGTGTTCGGCAAGCCCACGAACATCAACAACGTGGAGACCATCGCCAACATCCCCTGGATCATGATGCACGGCGCGGCGAAGTTCGCCGAGTACGGCATCGGCAAGAGCCGGGGCACCAAGGTCTTCGCCCTGGCGGGAAAGATCAAGAAGGGCGGCCTCGCCGAGGTTCCCATGGGAATGCCCCTGCGGGAGGTCATCTTCAGCGTGGCGGGCGGCATCGCCGAGAATAAAAAATTCAAGGCCGTCCAGCTGGGCGGACCCTCGGGAGGCTGCATCCCCGAGTCGCTGCTGGACACGCCTGTGGACTATGAATCCATCAACGCCACGGGAGCCATCATGGGCTCCGGCGGCATGGTGGTCATGGACGAAACCACCTGCATCGTGGACGTGGCCAAGTTCTTCCTGGCCTTCGTCCAGAAGGAGTCCTGCGGCAAATGCCCCTTCTGCCGTATCGGCACCAAGCGGATGCTCGAGATCCTGGAGCGGATCACCGAAGGCAAAGGGGTCATGGAAGACCTGGACACTCTGCTCGACCTGGCCCACCAGGTAAAGGAGGGTTCTCTCTGCGGCCTCGGCCAGACTGCGCCGAACCCGGTGATGACCACGCTGAAATATTTCCGGGAAGAGTACGAGGCCCACATCCGGGATAAAAAGTGCCCCGCCAAGGTATGCACCAGCCTCATCCATTACGTCATCGACCCGGCGGCCTGCATCGGCTGCACGAAATGCGCCCGGAACTGCCCCGTCTCCTGCATCGCGGGAGAAGTGAAGAAACCCCACGTCATCGACGACGAGAAGTGCATCCGCTGCGGCCAGTGCAAAAAGGTCTGCCCCGTGGGCGCCATCTCGGTGGAATAA
- the nuoE gene encoding NADH-quinone oxidoreductase subunit NuoE — MTMSAATLTRSDLEIRLLPLADRYRGKKGITIPLLADMQREMGYIAPEAVDFIAKELDIPAAELFGVATFYAMFRLQPEGRYVVRLCRGTACHVQGSARIGEQLQRHLGVQEGETTKDGLFTLQFVACLGCCSLAPVMMVGEEVHGRLTPEKAVDVLEAVRASQPE; from the coding sequence ATGACCATGTCTGCGGCAACCCTTACGCGTTCCGATCTGGAGATCCGTCTCCTCCCTCTCGCGGACCGCTACAGGGGGAAAAAGGGCATTACGATTCCCCTGCTGGCTGATATGCAGAGGGAAATGGGCTACATCGCCCCCGAAGCGGTGGACTTTATTGCGAAAGAGCTGGACATCCCCGCTGCGGAGCTGTTCGGCGTCGCCACCTTCTATGCCATGTTCCGGCTCCAGCCGGAGGGCAGGTACGTGGTCCGGCTCTGCCGGGGGACGGCCTGCCACGTCCAGGGCTCGGCCCGTATCGGGGAGCAGCTTCAGCGTCATCTCGGGGTGCAGGAGGGAGAGACCACGAAGGACGGTCTGTTCACCCTGCAGTTCGTGGCCTGCCTTGGCTGCTGCAGTCTCGCGCCCGTGATGATGGTGGGAGAAGAGGTCCACGGAAGACTGACGCCGGAAAAAGCCGTGGACGTGCTTGAAGCCGTCCGGGCTTCCCAGCCGGAATAG
- a CDS encoding tRNA 2-thiocytidine biosynthesis TtcA family protein: protein MISPGDRIMIGLSGGKDSLVLTLALAGLRRRSPVPFSLAACFVDITGGETDVSSLREFCVSLDIPFFVRPHPIVGIIEVRNERSPCSLCANIRRGILNTAAKEEGCNLLALGHNLDDVVETALMNLFNTGRFRAFQPRFWQSRSGMTVIRPLVFAEEKKILKEARRLGLPVLPYVCPFSLETERVRAKSILDGLSAGNPRIKYNILHALQCLDERDKWSEGGAEAAGSLPEDEPEGEMTWGKTTNCL, encoded by the coding sequence ATGATATCCCCAGGAGACAGGATCATGATCGGCCTCTCCGGAGGAAAGGACAGTCTTGTTCTGACGCTGGCCCTGGCGGGACTCCGCAGAAGGAGCCCCGTTCCTTTTTCGCTCGCCGCCTGCTTCGTGGACATTACCGGCGGGGAGACGGACGTCTCGTCCCTGCGGGAGTTCTGCGTTTCTCTCGATATTCCCTTTTTCGTCCGCCCCCACCCCATCGTGGGAATCATCGAGGTGCGGAATGAACGGTCGCCATGCAGCCTGTGCGCCAATATCCGGCGTGGCATCCTGAACACGGCGGCGAAGGAGGAAGGGTGCAATCTCCTGGCCCTGGGACACAACCTGGACGACGTGGTGGAGACAGCACTGATGAACCTTTTCAACACAGGCAGGTTCAGGGCCTTCCAGCCCAGGTTTTGGCAGAGCAGGTCCGGCATGACGGTCATCCGTCCCCTGGTGTTCGCGGAAGAGAAGAAGATTCTGAAAGAAGCCCGCCGACTTGGACTGCCGGTGCTGCCCTATGTCTGCCCCTTTTCCCTCGAAACGGAGCGGGTGAGGGCAAAAAGTATACTTGACGGACTGAGTGCCGGGAACCCGAGAATAAAGTACAATATACTACACGCACTTCAGTGCCTGGACGAACGGGACAAATGGTCCGAAGGAGGGGCGGAAGCTGCCGGGTCCCTCCCGGAGGACGAGCCTGAAGGAGAGATGACATGGGGAAAAACGACGAACTGTCTTTAG
- a CDS encoding FAD-dependent oxidoreductase, with protein sequence MKKNIKVTLNGKTVYGYEGQRILDLCADCGVEIPTLCYDPHLSLHGGCSVCLVEVEGAKTLLRACANTIAPGMVIRTETERAVSARRTALELLLSDHVGDCRPPCTLTCPANGNVQAYINLAAQGKYQESLDVLHHHVTLPACIGRVCPAPCEKKCRRNFVDDAPVSIKEIKRFVGDWAINNDSPGFIPGIEDNGKTVAVVGGGPAGISAAYYLRLKGYRPVIFEKEALLGGMMRYGIPDYRLPQAVLQKEIDWLLAHGVEVRTGMTLGKNITLDELRRDFDGVILAMGCWKSSPMRVPGEDLDGVLGGINFLYDVKTNPDVKIGRRVAVVGGGNTAMDACRSARRLGAEEVSVLYRRSREEMPADDLEIEEATGEGVNFIYLAAPKSIEGNGRVERVVCERMKLGEPDASGRRSPVPTGETFVLEVDTVIAAVGQAIDFSGVPSELHDGRKMKAGPDYDTPLPGVFVCGDQQTGPKIAIEAIGNGHWAADSLDHYLTHGTPKKPFFYDIVRTDLGPEDFRDVEKTVQEHVPHVSGETRLAKPFAEYSPGLTEEQTLRDAKRCMECGCADVFECKLRKYATSHEVQPEKLAGEHIAKFEDANQYYIRNLDKCILCSKCVRACDEISGFHAIDFAKRGFESVLTPQFYNDMEHSDCTFCGLCTQVCPVGALMEKRAERWPHLEEPEIVRTTCQMCPVGCELDLNLDRRRSRIVRITTDLDNPTAPTFGSCCFMGRYGFRDVKDSGNFDPAVNGESVSLDEAVAAFDRLAATKGAAYVAGTNLTLQEAKALRDYAALRTPEAVISAAEGAEFLPFLAEAEKRKDIIRASYASFSEGDAFLLLGANTDEDQPVLTSWLRRAMRHRQAAVVCLGGTPGILDRGDAVILAPEAGKEAEAIRALTDAVKAAREKVPADFAAMAGKAGLCPGSLEKAAGLLAAAKHPVTLLGPGQPAGDSFSLAATLQGGRYLLLFRGAGTAGLLSVLPGVLSAGEAKKNRPSGMLFIGITPEEAGFSEEDLRGTDFAVLSADSSPLSEKASVLLPLLPWPEKEGTTVNLEGRELAVRKGPLAKKTGRNICDLLSRATLPSGGKIPSNPVAR encoded by the coding sequence ATGAAGAAAAATATAAAGGTCACACTCAACGGAAAAACGGTCTACGGGTACGAGGGGCAGAGAATCCTCGATCTCTGCGCCGACTGCGGCGTGGAAATACCCACCCTCTGCTACGACCCCCACCTGAGCCTCCACGGCGGCTGCTCTGTCTGCCTCGTGGAGGTGGAAGGGGCAAAGACCCTGCTTCGGGCCTGCGCCAACACCATCGCTCCGGGCATGGTCATCAGGACCGAGACGGAACGGGCAGTGAGCGCCCGCCGGACCGCCCTGGAGCTGCTGCTCTCCGACCACGTGGGCGACTGCCGCCCGCCCTGCACCCTCACCTGCCCCGCCAACGGGAATGTGCAGGCCTACATCAACCTGGCCGCCCAGGGAAAATACCAGGAATCCCTTGACGTGCTCCACCACCACGTCACCCTTCCCGCATGCATCGGCCGGGTCTGTCCCGCCCCCTGCGAGAAGAAGTGCCGCAGGAACTTCGTGGACGACGCGCCCGTGTCAATTAAGGAGATCAAGCGCTTCGTAGGCGACTGGGCCATCAATAACGATTCCCCGGGATTCATCCCCGGAATCGAAGACAACGGCAAAACTGTCGCCGTCGTGGGCGGCGGGCCCGCCGGAATCTCCGCGGCCTACTACCTGCGCCTGAAAGGCTACCGGCCCGTCATCTTCGAGAAGGAAGCCCTTCTCGGCGGGATGATGCGCTACGGCATTCCCGACTACCGCCTTCCCCAGGCCGTCCTCCAGAAGGAGATCGACTGGCTCCTCGCCCACGGCGTGGAGGTGCGCACCGGCATGACCCTGGGAAAGAACATCACCCTCGACGAACTCCGCAGGGATTTCGACGGCGTCATCCTGGCCATGGGCTGCTGGAAGTCCTCTCCCATGCGGGTGCCCGGGGAGGACCTGGACGGTGTCCTTGGAGGCATCAACTTCCTCTACGACGTGAAGACCAACCCTGACGTGAAAATCGGCAGAAGGGTAGCCGTGGTGGGAGGAGGCAACACCGCCATGGACGCCTGCCGTTCTGCCCGCCGCCTCGGCGCCGAGGAAGTGTCGGTGCTCTACCGGAGGAGCCGGGAGGAGATGCCCGCCGACGATCTCGAGATCGAGGAGGCCACAGGGGAAGGCGTGAACTTCATCTACCTCGCGGCCCCGAAATCAATCGAGGGGAACGGCAGGGTGGAACGGGTGGTCTGCGAGCGGATGAAGCTCGGGGAACCGGACGCCTCGGGTCGGCGGAGCCCCGTGCCCACCGGTGAGACCTTCGTTCTCGAGGTGGATACGGTCATCGCCGCCGTGGGCCAGGCCATCGACTTCTCGGGAGTGCCCTCGGAACTGCACGACGGCCGGAAGATGAAGGCCGGCCCCGACTACGACACTCCCCTCCCGGGCGTATTTGTATGCGGCGACCAGCAGACGGGCCCGAAGATCGCCATCGAAGCCATCGGCAACGGCCACTGGGCCGCCGACTCCCTCGACCACTACCTGACCCACGGGACACCGAAGAAACCCTTCTTCTACGATATCGTCCGGACGGACCTCGGCCCCGAGGACTTCAGGGACGTGGAAAAAACCGTCCAGGAGCACGTACCCCACGTGAGCGGAGAGACACGGCTCGCAAAGCCTTTCGCCGAGTACAGCCCCGGGCTGACGGAGGAGCAGACCCTCCGGGACGCGAAGAGGTGCATGGAATGCGGCTGCGCCGACGTCTTCGAGTGCAAACTCCGGAAATACGCCACCAGCCACGAGGTGCAGCCGGAGAAGCTTGCCGGCGAGCACATTGCCAAGTTCGAGGACGCGAACCAGTACTATATCCGGAACCTGGACAAGTGCATCCTCTGCTCCAAGTGCGTTCGGGCCTGTGACGAGATCTCCGGCTTCCACGCCATCGACTTCGCGAAGCGGGGCTTCGAGTCGGTGCTGACGCCCCAGTTCTATAACGACATGGAGCACTCGGACTGCACATTCTGCGGTCTCTGCACCCAGGTCTGTCCCGTGGGGGCCCTCATGGAAAAACGGGCCGAACGGTGGCCCCACCTGGAGGAGCCGGAGATCGTCAGGACCACCTGCCAGATGTGCCCCGTGGGCTGCGAACTCGACCTTAACCTGGACCGCAGGCGCTCCCGGATCGTCCGGATCACCACCGACCTGGACAACCCTACGGCCCCCACCTTCGGGTCATGCTGCTTCATGGGACGGTACGGCTTCCGGGACGTGAAGGACTCGGGAAACTTCGACCCGGCAGTGAACGGCGAGTCCGTGTCCCTCGACGAAGCCGTGGCCGCCTTCGACCGCCTTGCGGCAACGAAGGGCGCGGCCTACGTGGCGGGGACGAACCTCACCCTGCAGGAGGCGAAAGCTCTCCGGGACTACGCTGCGCTCCGTACGCCCGAAGCGGTCATTTCGGCGGCCGAGGGAGCGGAATTCCTGCCCTTCCTCGCCGAGGCGGAAAAGAGAAAGGATATTATCCGGGCCTCCTACGCCTCCTTCAGCGAAGGGGACGCCTTCCTGCTTTTGGGGGCGAACACCGACGAAGACCAGCCCGTTCTGACATCGTGGCTCCGGAGGGCCATGCGGCACCGCCAGGCAGCCGTGGTCTGTCTCGGCGGCACCCCCGGCATTCTTGACAGGGGAGACGCCGTGATCCTCGCTCCCGAAGCGGGCAAAGAGGCGGAAGCGATCCGGGCTCTCACTGATGCCGTGAAGGCAGCCAGGGAGAAGGTTCCTGCCGATTTCGCGGCCATGGCAGGGAAAGCGGGCCTGTGCCCCGGATCCCTTGAAAAGGCCGCCGGTCTTCTCGCAGCGGCGAAACACCCCGTCACTCTTCTGGGACCGGGACAGCCTGCGGGTGACTCTTTCAGCCTTGCCGCAACCCTTCAGGGGGGCCGGTACCTCCTCCTCTTCAGGGGAGCGGGAACGGCGGGGCTGCTTTCCGTACTTCCCGGAGTTCTCTCTGCCGGCGAGGCTAAGAAGAACAGGCCGTCGGGGATGCTCTTCATCGGAATCACCCCGGAAGAGGCGGGCTTCTCGGAAGAGGATCTGCGCGGCACCGACTTTGCGGTGCTCTCCGCCGACTCCTCGCCTCTTTCAGAGAAAGCGTCGGTCCTTCTGCCTCTTCTTCCGTGGCCTGAAAAGGAAGGCACCACGGTGAACCTGGAGGGCAGGGAACTCGCCGTCCGGAAGGGACCCCTGGCGAAAAAAACGGGAAGGAACATCTGTGACCTTCTTTCAAGAGCGACTCTTCCATCGGGAGGAAAAATTCCCTCGAACCCTGTAGCCCGCTGA
- a CDS encoding PEP/pyruvate-binding domain-containing protein, with protein sequence MGKNDELSLGPTPSENGRTFPEGSDYPGANSTVTEHYFRWDPLDDPDFAHLIVGKGSIGGKGRSLLFAMAKLRDSREETLKRVVFPPSLFIATESFEYVLRQIPDLEELKKEEPEVIEYAFLQTKLPAEVSGAVRKFLEKITDPIVVRSSSDLEDSLKYSFAGKYLSTFEFNDGETPLEERAAQVEQDIKKIYARTFFPVAVAYRLKHGLGDDRMGIILMRVAGKWRGRYYYPTMAGVGFSRYYRRWTTRIRSEDGIIRLVFGMGTTSTKRGYARTFALTLPSLRPEGQNPFNIMRHAQEHFQVIDREQKSLVTVDVKRIWKDIFPYHSCFPEYAQIYSPDDDGGYFTPMSRHGSTIRSGEKVCFTFEEFACRSKHFFDRMKKLLALLDREMGVPADVEFAFHPSEDLVEIVQARPLWLSEQTQSVSVPDLESRNVILKADRMVTHGVKENIPYLVYVDHHVYAQETRFHDVARGIGTVNEALKGSRFILVAPGRVGSSNPLLGVPVQYNEITRCSCIVEVGFPKEGYMPELSFGTHFFTDLEIDGILYMPVYEGAKNNIFDESFFDTAPYALGSHAGIRIYSGSFSVYTDGDRNFGVVVADRVDEPEDGWD encoded by the coding sequence ATGGGGAAAAACGACGAACTGTCTTTAGGGCCCACGCCCTCCGAAAACGGGCGGACGTTTCCCGAAGGGTCCGATTATCCCGGAGCCAACAGCACCGTAACGGAACACTACTTCCGCTGGGATCCTCTTGACGATCCCGATTTTGCCCATCTCATCGTCGGGAAGGGCAGCATCGGCGGCAAGGGAAGGTCGCTGCTTTTTGCCATGGCAAAACTCCGGGACAGCAGGGAGGAGACGCTGAAACGGGTGGTCTTCCCCCCGTCCCTTTTCATTGCCACGGAATCATTTGAATACGTGCTCCGCCAGATTCCCGACCTGGAGGAGCTGAAGAAGGAGGAGCCCGAGGTCATAGAGTACGCCTTCCTCCAGACGAAGCTTCCTGCAGAAGTGAGCGGCGCGGTCCGGAAATTCCTCGAGAAGATCACCGACCCCATCGTGGTGCGGAGCAGCAGTGATCTCGAGGATTCGCTGAAATACTCCTTTGCCGGAAAATACCTCTCCACCTTCGAATTCAACGACGGAGAGACACCCCTGGAGGAGCGGGCTGCCCAGGTGGAACAGGACATCAAGAAAATCTACGCCAGGACATTCTTCCCCGTGGCGGTGGCCTACCGGCTGAAGCACGGCCTGGGGGACGACCGCATGGGGATCATTCTCATGAGGGTCGCCGGGAAGTGGCGGGGACGGTACTACTACCCCACCATGGCCGGCGTGGGCTTCTCGCGATATTACCGGAGGTGGACCACCAGGATCCGTTCCGAGGACGGGATCATCCGCCTTGTCTTCGGCATGGGCACCACCAGCACGAAGCGGGGGTACGCACGGACTTTCGCCCTGACCCTGCCGAGTCTCCGCCCCGAGGGCCAGAACCCCTTCAATATCATGCGCCATGCCCAGGAGCATTTCCAGGTGATCGACCGGGAGCAGAAATCCCTGGTGACGGTAGACGTAAAGCGCATCTGGAAGGACATTTTTCCCTACCACAGCTGTTTCCCCGAATATGCCCAGATCTACAGCCCCGACGACGACGGGGGATATTTCACCCCCATGTCCCGCCACGGCTCCACCATCAGGTCCGGTGAAAAGGTCTGCTTCACCTTCGAAGAGTTTGCCTGCCGGTCGAAGCATTTCTTTGACCGGATGAAAAAACTCCTCGCCCTCCTCGACCGGGAGATGGGCGTGCCCGCAGACGTGGAGTTCGCCTTCCACCCCAGCGAGGACCTGGTGGAGATCGTCCAGGCCCGCCCCCTGTGGCTGAGCGAACAGACCCAGTCTGTGTCGGTTCCCGACCTTGAGAGCCGGAATGTGATACTCAAGGCTGACAGGATGGTGACCCACGGCGTGAAGGAGAACATCCCCTACCTGGTGTACGTGGACCATCATGTGTACGCCCAGGAGACCCGGTTCCACGACGTGGCCAGGGGAATAGGCACGGTGAACGAAGCCCTGAAGGGATCCCGGTTCATTCTCGTGGCCCCGGGCAGGGTGGGTTCCAGCAACCCCCTTCTCGGCGTGCCGGTGCAGTACAACGAGATCACGAGGTGCTCCTGCATCGTGGAAGTGGGCTTCCCCAAGGAGGGGTACATGCCGGAGCTTTCCTTCGGCACCCACTTCTTCACTGACCTGGAGATCGACGGAATCCTCTATATGCCCGTATATGAAGGGGCAAAGAACAACATCTTCGACGAGAGCTTCTTCGACACCGCCCCCTACGCTCTGGGTTCCCACGCCGGCATCCGCATATACTCCGGGTCTTTCTCGGTGTACACCGACGGCGACAGGAATTTCGGCGTCGTGGTGGCTGACAGGGTGGACGAACCGGAGGACGGGTGGGACTAG
- a CDS encoding glucose-6-phosphate isomerase, which yields MAVSGGDSLVPGGAVDMEAVGGYEDILRNGDAWLRDSASEGRDGLGWINLPARDIAGVEETAKWISGFDAMVQVGIGGSALGNLMLHGALLPPYWNELPRSKRQGPRFYMSDNVDPADNRMIWNLIDPEQTVFTVISKSGSTAETMANFLFFWDRLKVDLGPKKAAEHVVVITDEEKGVLRPFADEIGCRRLVLPADVGGRFSVLSPVGLLSGAALGISARKLLEGAAEMDRRLAERNTVFENPAWLLAALSVAHYRQGRNMTVLMPYEDALERFCEWFAQLWGESLGKNGTGSTPVRALGAIDQHSQIQLYTEGPDDKLFTVMTVAEPAEEITIPETEEKALVSLSYLFGQSMNSLRRYEALSTAAAIAKSGKPVVSIEIPKLDERRLGAMIQFYEHVTALAGYLLDVNPFDQPGVEQGKNYTYGLMGRPNYSAQALEVTELAEKLSLREISV from the coding sequence ATGGCGGTAAGCGGCGGTGATTCTCTCGTGCCGGGCGGCGCGGTGGATATGGAGGCCGTCGGGGGGTATGAAGACATTCTCCGGAACGGGGATGCCTGGCTTCGGGATTCTGCCTCGGAGGGCCGTGACGGCTTGGGCTGGATCAACCTTCCGGCCCGGGACATTGCAGGCGTCGAGGAAACGGCGAAGTGGATTTCCGGCTTCGACGCCATGGTCCAGGTAGGCATCGGCGGCTCCGCCCTCGGAAACCTCATGCTTCACGGGGCGCTGCTCCCTCCCTACTGGAACGAACTGCCCCGGTCGAAACGGCAGGGTCCGAGGTTCTACATGTCAGACAACGTGGACCCGGCGGACAACCGGATGATTTGGAATCTCATCGATCCGGAGCAGACCGTGTTCACCGTCATCAGCAAATCGGGAAGCACCGCTGAGACCATGGCGAACTTCCTTTTCTTCTGGGACCGCCTCAAGGTGGATCTCGGCCCGAAAAAAGCGGCGGAGCACGTGGTGGTCATCACCGATGAAGAGAAGGGTGTCCTCCGGCCCTTCGCCGACGAGATCGGCTGCCGCCGCCTCGTTCTTCCCGCCGATGTGGGAGGCCGCTTTTCCGTGCTGTCTCCGGTGGGGCTTCTCTCCGGCGCCGCTCTTGGCATATCGGCCAGGAAGCTGCTCGAAGGAGCGGCCGAGATGGACAGAAGGCTCGCGGAGAGGAATACCGTTTTCGAAAACCCGGCCTGGCTGCTGGCCGCCCTCTCCGTGGCACATTACAGGCAGGGGAGGAACATGACGGTCCTCATGCCCTACGAGGATGCCCTGGAGCGGTTCTGCGAATGGTTCGCCCAGCTCTGGGGCGAAAGCCTGGGGAAGAACGGAACGGGATCGACGCCGGTCCGGGCCCTGGGCGCCATCGACCAGCACTCCCAGATCCAGCTCTACACCGAAGGCCCCGACGACAAGCTCTTTACCGTGATGACCGTGGCCGAGCCGGCTGAGGAAATCACCATTCCCGAGACGGAGGAAAAAGCACTGGTCTCCCTCTCCTACCTCTTCGGCCAGTCCATGAATTCCCTGCGACGATATGAGGCCCTTTCGACGGCGGCAGCCATCGCGAAGTCGGGTAAGCCGGTGGTTTCCATCGAGATACCGAAGCTCGACGAACGCCGTCTGGGTGCCATGATCCAGTTCTATGAGCACGTGACGGCCCTGGCCGGGTACCTCCTGGACGTGAACCCCTTCGACCAGCCCGGGGTGGAGCAGGGAAAGAACTACACCTACGGCCTCATGGGGAGACCCAATTACAGCGCCCAGGCCCTCGAGGTGACCGAACTGGCGGAGAAGCTTTCCCTTCGGGAAATATCCGTTTAG